The following are encoded together in the Thunnus maccoyii chromosome 18, fThuMac1.1, whole genome shotgun sequence genome:
- the LOC121883916 gene encoding voltage-dependent T-type calcium channel subunit alpha-1I-like has translation MTSEECPVPLGSISSAVPGQSEEYSSAHTDDIIEEVGPGDDVSIGSDLSTLVVPFPELAPVVFFCLKQTTCPRNWCIRMVSSPYPFIYWWNCPL, from the coding sequence ATGACGAGCGAGGAGTGTCCTGTGCCGCTGGGGAGCATTTCCTCAGCAGTGCCAGGGCAGAGTGAGGAATACAGCTCGGCGCatactgatgacatcattgagGAAGTGGGTCCAGGTGACGATGTCAGTATCGGCAGTGACCTAAGCACTCTTGTGGTGCCCTTCCCAGAGCTGGCGCCTGTGGTCTTCTTCTGCCTCAAGCAGACCACCTGTCCTCGCAACTGGTGCATCCGTATGGTTTCCAGCCCATATCCTTTCATTTACTGGTGGAATTGCCCCCTTTAA